The genomic window AGCAGACGCTGTTTCTCTGTCTTGATGCATTCTATGTAGTAATCTTCCTCGACTTTGGCAAGCCGGAAACAACCATTCTAATTCACCGGATCAATCTGCTGAATTCGTTGGTTTTTTATTGAACTCCAACAATTCTACCCTTGTGACGGCCTTGCCACCGAATTTTCGCCGCACCGCATCCACGGCCTTGTCCAACTCGCTGGTGGCCTCCACCTTGTGCGGCTCCTCTTCGAACAAATTCACCTGCCGGGTCCGTGTACCGAAGTTAGAGACCCCCACTCCGATCAGCCTGACAGCCCGGACCAGCTCAACCTGTTTCAGCAATGCGCAGGCGGTCTCGAAGATGACGGCGGTGTTGTCCGTACGTACTTCCAGGCTTTTGGAACGGGTAATCTGCTTGAAATCCGAAAATTTGATCTTCAGGGTCACGGTGCGCCCCCTGTAGCCATGGCGGCGCAGGTCTTCACCAACGCGCTCGGACTGGGCCAACAACCATTTTCTGAGCACCAGGCGGTCTGTGGTGTCTTGGTGAAAGGTATTCTCCGCGCTGCAACTCTTGGCGGCCTCGGTGACCCTCACGGGATTGGGGTCGATACCGCACGCCCGATCATGCAGGGCGCCGCCGTATTTGCCCAGCCGCTCCTCCCAATGCTCCCTCGGTTTGAGCAGGACATCCCCGCAGGTGTTCACCCCCAATCGTTTCAGGATTTCCACCAGCTTCGCGCCCACGCCCGGAATTTTCCGAACCGGCAGGGTGCGCAGAAAATCATGCATTTCTTCATGGCCAATGATGTACATGCCGTCCGGCTTGTCCATGTCCGAAGCGATCTTGGCCAGGAACCGGACAGGGGCCGCACCCACCGAACAGGTCAGTCCCGTGACCTCTCTCATCCGTGCCTTGATGCGCCGCCCCACCTCTTCAATGGGACCGAACAGCCGTTCCAAACCAGTGCCGTCCAGGTATGCCTCGTCCACACTGGCCTGCTCCACGGTGGGCGAGAACTCCTTCAGCACCCCCATCACCTGGCCGGATATTTCCTTGTAGCGCTTCATACGGCCGGGTACGAGAATGATCCCCGGGCAGAGCTGACGTGCCTTGACCACGCTCATGGCAGACCGCACACCGTATTGCCGTACCTCGTAACTGGCTGCCGACACCACGCTGCGATCCGAGGTGCCGCCCACGGCCACGGGCTTTCCACGCAATTCAGGGTTATCGAGCTGCTCAACAGACGCAAAAAAAGCGTCCATGTCTATGTGGAGTATCCATCTCAGCATATGCCCGATATCCTTCCTGTCCGAGACCCGGTTGTTAAGGATGGGGAAAGGCGTCACCGCGTAACGGCCACCGAAGGCACCCTAGGCGTCCATACCGGCCATGCAGGCCCGGACAAAGGATTGGGCCATCTCCGGACGGCTGCCGAAATGGAGATGAACATAGGAACCGAGGACATTGCCCATCTGGAACCCTTCCTGCGCGTCGATGCGCCCCTTGCGCCCGGTCATGGCATACACTGACTGAAGCCCTTCATTATCCTTGATGGACGAGTAGTGAAATTCGTGCCCACGCGCCATGATTCCGGCAGGACCGAGAACCGTGTCCGCCTGGGTGGTGATTTCACGGTACCCCAACGCTCTGAATTTATCGGACATCTCAGCCCGGATCGGAAAGGCCCCGGCCATGGCGTACCGACCGCGCCCGGTAATGATGTCGTTCATGAGAAACATGAACCCGCCGCATTCGGCATAAACAGGGCGGCCGGATTCGCAGAATTCCTTGATTTCCCGCCGCAAACGGGTGTTCTGCCCCAATTCGAAGGCATAGAGTTCCGGGTAGCCGCCTCCCAGGTACAGACCATCCAGATGCTCCGGCAGATGGGTGTCCGCGAGGGGCGAAAATTCAACCAATTTGGCCCCGGCCCCCCGAAGAAGACGGAGATTTTCCTCATAGTAAAAACAAAAGGCATTGTCCCTGGCCAGCCCGATGGTCACCCTGGACAGTTTCGGCACCGGTTCGAAAAGGGGTACCGCCTCGATCTCAGGCAGTGTTTCAAGCAAATGATCCGGGTCCAATCCGGTCTCCACCCAATCAGCCAGCCTTTGGTATCGAGCCATATCCGGTCCTTCCCGGTCGGGGGTGACCAGGCCGAGATGACGGGAAGGCGTGACTATTTCCTCATCGCGACCGAGGCAGCCGAGCACGGGAACATCCGGGACCAGGGTCATGGCCTCCCGGAGAAGCTCCGCATGAGACGGGCTGCCCACTCGATTGAATATGACCCCGGCGATGTTCACCTGGGGATCGAAATCAGCATATCCGGCCACCAATGCGGCTGCCGATCGGGCCATGGACCGTGCGTCCACCACAAGGATGACAGGCAATCCCAGGATCTTGGCCATCTGTCCCGTGGAACCGTGGTCCTCGGTACCGGAGATGCCGTCGAACAACCCCATGACCCCTTCGATCACGGCCACGTCGCACCCGGCGGCATACCGGTTGAAGATGTCCAGGTTGGTGACTTCGTCGAGCATCCAGCCGTCCAGATTGTGACTCGGCACAGGCTTGCCGTCTACGGCGCAGGCCAGGGAATGATGGCCGGGGTCGATGAAATCAGGACCGCACTTGAAGGGTTGCACCTTCATGCCCCTGCGTGCAAGGGAAGCCATCAATCCAAGAGAGATGGAGGTCTTGCCGCACCCACTGTGCGTTCCTGCCATGACGATAGCTTTGACCTTGCTCATGCGGATCTCCGTGATGCGATCCCGTTATTCCTATACCAGGCCCTTTTTCGTCAGATACTCCATCATCTTCTTGCCTTCGGGATGGGACGGAGCCAGTTGCAGGCATCGGGTCACCGCCTCGGCGCATTTGGCCCAATCCTGACGTTCATACTGGGCGCGGGCCAAGTTGTACCAGAGATTCTCGTCATTCGCGGACAACTCCAGAGCGCGTCGGTAGTAGTCCACGGCCTGACCGATCAGGTTGTTCTTGCGCAGGGCGATACCGTACTCGTTGAACAGGTGCTTGTGATCGTCCTCAAATACGGAATCTATCCTGATAATCCTGTCAAATACACTCTTGGCCTTTTCCTCTTCGCCCCGCGCAAGAAGGCACAGGCCAATGCCGAAGTTGGCCCGCACATTCTGCTCGTCGAGGTTCAGCGCATTGGCGTACTCATACTCGGCAGTAAAATTTTCACCCCGTTTGCGGAACTTGTCACCGCGAGCAACAGACTTCTGCACCTTGCGCAGGTTGCCTATCACTTCACTGTACAACTGCGGCATGGGCAAATAGTCCGACAGCAATTCGTCCTTGGTGATGGTTTCCACCGGGCCGAACGGAACATGCTTATTATTCAGCCCCTGGAGCTCGATCACCCCGTTCTCCACCTCCCTGACATAGTACAGGGCGGTTTGTTTGGCACGCCGCGCCGTGGTGCCGGTGCCGATCTTGGCCATGCGTTCGATGGAAAATACGCTTTCAATCAGTCCGTTCTCATTCGTCGTCATAGTGAATTCTCTTTCGTTGAAATGTCCGGCACCGCCATCAACGGCATCTCCTGTTCAATGATACACGGGATTGATCCGGATAGGAAGTCCGTTGAATATCTGACGATGCCGAATCCGGCGTCCGGCGCAGAACAAAATGTTCCCGAAGCATGTCGGTACCAGATAGCCGCAAAAAATTGAGACTGCCCCTTGAGAGCGCCCCTAATCCTCTGGGAAAAGCCTCCTTTGAGCCTTCAGGAGGTTGTCCACATCTTCAACGGACATAGGCTTGTAGAAGAAGTATCCCTGCACAAACAAACACCCTTCCCGCTCCAGGAAACCGAGTTGTCCGGCGGTCTCCACGCCCTCGGCAACAATCTTCAACCCCATGGATTCGCCCAGGGAAAAGACCGTGCGAACGATGGCCTGACTGTCCTTGTTCTCTTCCACGTCTATGATAAAGCTTCGGTCCACCTTGACCACGTCGATGGGGAACCTTTGCAGGTAGGACAGGGAGGAATACCCCGTACCGAAATCGTCGATGCAGATATGCACACCAATATCCTTAAGCTGCTGCAAGACTTCTTCGGCCAGGGCCGGATTGTTCATGAGAGCGGATTCAGTGATTTCGATATTGAGGGATTCTGACCCCAAACCGGAATCTTCAAGGGCGCGCTTTACCTGACCGGCCAGCATGGACTGCCCGAAATGCTTGCCGGAAATATTGACGTTGATGGTCAACTCGCTGCCGCACTTGACCCCGGCCAAGGCTTGCCAGCGTTTGACCTGAGCGCACGCCTCCTCCAGCACCATGTTGTCGATGGCGTAGACCAGGCCCGTGTCTTCGGCCAGGGGGATGAAATCCCCGGGACCGATGATGCCGTGCTCAGGATGCCGCCAACGGACCAGGGCCTCAAATCCGCAGACCTGCCGGGTGTCCAGAGCGACAATGGGCTGATAAATCACCTCGAACTCACGCAGATCCACGGCCCGACGCAGGTCGGTCTCCAGTTCCATCAACTGGAGTGCCTGGTCGTGCATCTTGCGGTTGAACACCTTGAAACGGGACTTGCCCAATTCCTTGGCCCGGTACATGGCCGTATCAGCATCCCGCAGCAGGGCCTCGGGCCGATCGTAGCCGTCGGTCTTGAGTACGATACCCAGGCTTGCGGAGGTAAAGACCTCGTTACCGCCGATGGAAAAAGGCTGCCGAACGCCCTCCAGGATACGCCGGGCAATGGCAATTGCGTCCTTGGGCGCGGATATCTCTTCCTGCAAGATGGCGAATTCGTCGCCGCCGAACCGGGCAATGGTGTCAACGGAGCGGCCGCACTTCTCAAGCACGCGGGCCACGCCCCGAAGCAGTTCATCGCCAGCGTCATGCCCTAATGAATCATTGACCACCTTGAAACGATCCAAATCCATATAGAGAACCGCAAACATGTGCTTGCGACGCCGGGAACGCTCCATGGCCATGCGCAGATGGTCCAGAAACAGGGCACGGTTCGGCAGGCCGGTGAGCGGATCATGAAAGGCCTGTCTCTTCAGCTGATCTTCGGCCTTTTTGCGCATGGTGATGTCTTCAATGGACCCCTCGAAACAAACCAGGTTGCCATTCTTGTCAAGAATCTTGCGGGCGTTTTCGGAAATCCAGATAATTCGACCGTCGCGCTTGCGCACCTTGGACACGAAATTCTTTATCTCGCTACGGTTCTCGATAAGCTCAAGAAACTCTCTGCGGCGATCGGGGTCCACGTACATCTGCGTGCCTATATCGTAGATGGAACTCATCAGGTCTTCAGGCGACTTGTATCCGAGAATACGGGCCAGGGCCGGATTGGTATCCTGAAAACGACCGCTTGGGGAAGACTGATAGATGCCTTCCACGGCGTTCTCGAAGATAGTCCGATATTTGTTCTCCGCCTTGCGCAGGGCGTCACCAATGACCTTTCTCTCGGCAATCTCTATCTTGAGCTGGGTGTTGGTCCGCATCAGCTCGCTGGTCCGTTCCTCCACCTTCTGCTTGAGGGCGTCACGTGCCTCCTTGAGTTCATGGGTCTTCTTGCGGACCCGATCCTCAAGGTTGCTCACCAACTCGGATATCTGGCCGGTCATCGCCTCCATGGCCTTGGCCAACTGCCCCACTTCGTCGTTGGAGTCGATCTCCGGCACCTTGCCGAAATCCTTGACTGCCACACGACCGGCATACTCCGTCAACTGCCTGAGCGGTTTCGAAATATTCACTATGAACAGAAACGTGAGCAGCAGGCAGACACCGAACAAAATCAGCATGACCAATTGCTGCTCGACCATGGCCTCCCTGATATTGTGATCTATTACTGCGGAATCCATGCCGATGTGGACATCCCCGGCCAGCCCGGACAGGATGGGGCTGGTCACGTGCAGAAATCGTTGCCCGTCCAGATGCAGGTCCCGCATGAGGTGCTCAGTCCGGGTTTTGTTCCGGGACATCTCGCCGACCATGTCCAATATTTCCTGGGGCACGACCGGGACAAAGGTGTGGGCCAGAAGCTTGCCGTTTTCATCGGCCACCAACACATAGGAAACCGCCGCAATGCCCAGGTACTGATCGATACGCGCCTGCAACGCCCCAGTATCCTGGCTGAGGATGGTGGAAATGTCCGACTCGGCAACGCTACGGGCCAAAGCCAGGGCCTTGGATTCATACTCGCGGGTCATCTCCCGGCGCAGCCGGTTGCCAAAGGTCAGGGATGTGACCACGGCGATCAGACCAAACACGACAATCATGAAAAGCATCGGTTTGAGGAAAAGCTTGGGGGCTTTCATTTCCTCCACCTCTCCCAGTTGGGGATGGACCGGAAACTGCCATCCCTGACAGTGGTCAGGTACACACTGTCAAGCCCCTGGTGCCGTTCGGGACTGAAATGGACTTTGACCCCGATGCCCAGATCCAGATCCCGAAGGGATTCCAGGACAATCGGAATACGCTCACGGGTCGGATTATCGGACATGCGCTTGACCATCTCACCCAGCAGGATGCCGTTGAGAAACCCTTCAAAGCTGACAAAACTGAACCGGCGTGGAGCACGGCCTTCGATAGAAGGTACGGCTTCCCCCTCATACGCATCCATGACTTTCCGGTAGAGGCGCACCCCGGGGAGACTGGTATCCTCATAACTCGGAACCACTTGGGAATGAATCAGGTCTTTGGTATAATCCTTCCCGACCCGTTTGCTTTCAATTTTGAGCAGTTCCAACATCTTGTCACTGTCCGAAAAGGACAACCCGGCTATGGGCACATCGCAGCCCGCGTTGCGGGCATCCCGTATGAAGGCGGCCTGGGAGGCATAGGTTCCGACCACGACAATAGCGTCGGGATCGGTTTCTTTCAGACATGCGACCTCGACGCTGAGATCCTGTTCGAATTTCATGCCCCGGTGATAGGCGGCCTCACCAGTAAAACTCAGACCGTGACTGCTCAGCGCCCTGCGGACTCCGTCCCAACCGGTCCGGCCATAGGCATCGGACTGATAAAAGATCGCAATCCGGCTGCGTCCGATGGACACCAGATAATCCACCAACTCTTTGGTCTCGTCAAAGTAGGACGCTCGCAAGTTGAACACGTATCGACCGAACGGTTCCGTTCGCAAGGGCTGCGCCCCGGTGAAAGGGAAGAGCATGTATACGTGCTGGTCTTCAAATTTCTGGAGCAGGGGAAGCACGCTCGTGGTCGTCGGAGTTCCCACATAGGAAGCCAGAGCAAACACCTTGTCTTTTATGATAAAATTAACGGTATTCTGAAAACAGGGAGCCGGATTATACCCGTCATTGGCCGGTTTCACGTTGATGGTCCACCCGTCCGCCCCTCCGGCTGCATTGAAATGATCGATGTAGGCCATGAGGCCTCGATAGAACTCGATGCCCAACTCACTGTTGGCCCCGGTAAAGGCTGCCGACATGCCGAAAACAAGCACACGCTCGCTCTCGGCCCGCGCCGGGCCGCTCTCGAAAACCAAGACGGCGGACAACACGAGGAAGGCCGCAGTTCGCACTATTGTTCTGAGTATTCCCACGGCTGATTCATGACATTCCTGAACAAAAAGTGCAACTGCCTCAACGAATACCACAGGAGGAAAACCCTAAGAAAAAAAAGGGGGACCGGTCCGAAAAACAGCCTGCACCTGACGCGCTTCCTGCCCTTTTCAACGGCACGAGATGCCCCCCTCGCATGGGACGAAGCCGCACTGACTTTTCACCACGCCCCGAACATATCGAATCCGGGGAGGAATGCGAGATATCCACGGCACACGCCGACGAGGAACCTCGTCATGATGGGAGGAGGGAAGGGACAGCGACCGGATAGGGTGCCGCAGGAGAATTAACACAACAGAAAATACGGGACGGATGCCTAGACCGCGTCTACGAACTCGCAACGAAGGGAACCGTCGCCGTCCACCTGGACCAAGGCCAGCGAACCGGATTCACCCAAGGAGCCGGGGTTCAGAAGCTGCACGCCTTCGACCATCGACCAGTCCCTTGCATGAGTATGGCCGTAGCAGACCAAATCGTAATCCGGGCCAAATGCCTGGGCGACCTTGACCGCCACTTGGGAGCGCGGCCCCCAGCCATGGGCAACCCCGAGACGCACGGGGCCGAGCTGAACTGAAATCATGGGGTCGAGCTGGTCCGCTAGATTCGGATCCCAATCGCAATTGCCGCGCACGCAAAGGAAGTTGTCGTGCTGCATGAAATAGGACCAGGTTGCAAAAGAGGTGATATCGCCACAATGAACAAGGACATCGGCCGGACCGAGCCACTGACCATAGACCGTTTCAAGCCATGAGGACGGCGTCCCCATATGCGTATCCGATATGACGGCAATCTGCATCGAAAGGAAGAATGAAGACGCTACTCTGCGACTTTCTTTGCTCTGAAACGGATATAGGCGTCGCGGACTGCGGCGTACTTGTCCACGGCCCCATCGGTCAACGCTTCGTATTCGTTGGTCTGAAGTTGGAGGGAAAGATTGTTCAGATTGTCGTAAGTTCTGATGGCTGCAAATTCCAGGAAGGTAAAACGCCCGTAGGTAAGCGGGTCACAATACATGTCCGCCACCCAGCCCACGGATTCACGGATGGAACTGGGACCTATGATCGGCCAGACCAGATAGACACCATGTCCGAAGCCCGCCTTGCCCAGCGTCTGCCCAAAACCGTCCGCAGTGGGTCTTTCCGGCTCCCAGTTGCGGGGCATGCCGCCGGTCACGTCACCCAAGCCGAGCACGCCGAATGAAGTGTTGGCGATGAACTTGGAGGTCTCCATGTAGGCCGCATCGAACTTGCCGGTCAGCACATTATTGATGAAACGGACCGGGAACAGCATGTTGGTGAAAAAGTTGCTCACCCAGGTACGCGGCTTGGGCGGGACCACCCAAGCGTATCCCGTAGCCACGGGCTTGAACAAATTGAAATAAAGCGCATCGTTGATCTCGAACCAGAATTCGTTCCAGTAATAGAGAGGATCGGACACAAGTTCCTGATCCTTGTAACCTGAATCGAACTCGGCAAAATCATCCTCATCGTTGATGTCACCAGGAGAGAACTGGGCAACCATGACTGGTTCGTCTGCCCCTTCAGCCGCAAAAGAAAGCTCCGCGACTCCCAACAGGAGCGCGATAGTCAACAGAATTGCCATCAAGCGACAGTCGATCATTTTACCTTGTTTCACGATTCAGACTCATCCTCTTTCTGCTGGGCCTGGTCGATCTGTTCGATCCTATCCTGGATCACTTTCAGCAGATCTTCACCGGTTCCCTGGTTCAACACCTCGGAAAACTGACTCCGATAATTCATCACCAGGCTCACGCCTTCGGCAACTATATCGTATATCATCCATTTTCCCTGAACGATTTTCAAACGAAACTCAACAATTATTTTTTTATCCTTGTCGATGATCTCCGTCTGAACCTTGGCCTTGTCTCCGGAAACTATCTCGTTCGTGTATTCCACATTCTGACCGCCATAGGCGGGAATGCGCTTGAGATACGACTTTTCCAGCAATTTCATAAAAGCTTCCTGCACCTGTAAGCGCAGGGCGTCCGACATGTCGAGCCACGGCTTGCCGACCGCATACTTTGTCACCAGTCCGAAATCGATATATTGCTCAGCGATGCCCCGCAGCCGGGTAATGGCCGCATCGTGCTGCTCCTGATCCTGCATGATGGGGTCGGACAGCATGTCTATGAGTTGGCTCACGCCTTCCTTGACCCGCTCCGAGGGCGTCTGCCCCGCCTGAGCCGCAAAACAGCATGTTGCCATCAGACAGATGGAAAACAATGACAACAACAACTTCTTGTAAAGAAACATATTCCCTCTACCCTTTACCTAAACTGCGCCAAAGGCGAACTTGCTGATCATGTCTTCCAAATCAATGGCCGGCTGGGTATCGAACAGGGTGTCGCCCGGCTTGACAGGGTCGCCGACTCCTCCGGGAGCAATCTTCACATACTTGTCGCCGATCAGGCCGTTGGTCTTAATGGCTGCAATTGCGTCGTCCGTCAACTCCACTTCTTTGGCAATCATCAAGCTGACCGAAGCCACGCTCTTTTTCTGATCAAGTGCAATCTCGCCGACAAAGCCTATTTCCACCCCGTACATCTGCACCGGAGCATTGACCTTGAGGCCGGAAATATCCGTAAAATCTGCCTTGATCATGTAATATTTATCCGAAAAAAGCTGTACGTTGCCCAGCTTGACACTCATGTAAACCACGGCCAACAAGCCCATGATCACAAATATTCCTACAGCCGTTTCTTTTTTCATTTTCAACATCGGTCGTCCTTTCGGATCGTTGTTTTTTCACCAAGTGCGCTGGTGCAGTCGATCTTCATCATACCCGGGTCAAGCGGCGGCATGGTCAACCTCGGGGCGTTCCGCTCCTCGGCAACCCGGTCCAGGAACCTGCGCAGGTACGGGTCCTGCGTTGTCTCCAGTTCCTCGATACTCCCCTGATACAGGCATTTCCGTTCGCCAAGGATGACGACATGGTCAGCAAGGGCGCGCATACTGGCCAGATCATGGGTGACCACCACCATGGTCATATCGAAATGGCACATCATTTCCAACAGAAGTTGATCCAACTCGGCAGACAGAACCGGGTCGAGACCGGAGGTGGGTTCATCGCAAAACAGGACCTGCGGGTCCATGACCAGGGCACGGGCCAATCCGGCCCGCTTGCGCATCCCCCCGGACAGCTCGTTGGGGTAGAGTTCCAGGGCATGACCAAGACCGACCATGTCCAACCGATCCTGCACGATTTTCAGAATCTGCCCTTCCCCGAGCCGGGTATGTTCACGCAAGGGCAGGGCGATATTGTCCTTGAGCCGAAGCGATCCGAGCAGGGCTCCGTCCTGGAAGAGCACACCTGTGCGCTGCCTGACGCAGCGGGTCTTCCTGGTCGAAAGGTTGCACAGGTCGTGCTCACCCAGAAAAATTCTGCCGCTCATGGGAGCGTGCAGCCCGAGGATGTGCTTGAGCACAGTTGACTTGCCGCAGCCAGAGCCGCCCACGATCATGGACAGCTTCCCGCCAGGAAATTCGATATTCAGATCACTAACCACAGGTGTAGTGCCGTACCCCACGGTCAACTTTTCCAATCGTATGCCAGGTGCCCTGCTCACATGCTCTCCCTACCACAAAAGCGACGTCAGGATATAGTCCGCCGCCAGGATGATCACGCAGGATTTGACCACCGCATTGGTGGTGGACTGACTGACCCCTTCCGGGCCGGCATGACCGGACCTGGTGTGGGTGTAGTACCCCTCGTAACAACAGATGACGCAGACCAGCAACCCGAAGACGATGGATTTGATGAAACCG from Pseudodesulfovibrio sp. S3 includes these protein-coding regions:
- a CDS encoding DNA polymerase IV, whose translation is MLRWILHIDMDAFFASVEQLDNPELRGKPVAVGGTSDRSVVSAASYEVRQYGVRSAMSVVKARQLCPGIILVPGRMKRYKEISGQVMGVLKEFSPTVEQASVDEAYLDGTGLERLFGPIEEVGRRIKARMREVTGLTCSVGAAPVRFLAKIASDMDKPDGMYIIGHEEMHDFLRTLPVRKIPGVGAKLVEILKRLGVNTCGDVLLKPREHWEERLGKYGGALHDRACGIDPNPVRVTEAAKSCSAENTFHQDTTDRLVLRKWLLAQSERVGEDLRRHGYRGRTVTLKIKFSDFKQITRSKSLEVRTDNTAVIFETACALLKQVELVRAVRLIGVGVSNFGTRTRQVNLFEEEPHKVEATSELDKAVDAVRRKFGGKAVTRVELLEFNKKPTNSAD
- a CDS encoding cobyrinate a,c-diamide synthase gives rise to the protein MSKVKAIVMAGTHSGCGKTSISLGLMASLARRGMKVQPFKCGPDFIDPGHHSLACAVDGKPVPSHNLDGWMLDEVTNLDIFNRYAAGCDVAVIEGVMGLFDGISGTEDHGSTGQMAKILGLPVILVVDARSMARSAAALVAGYADFDPQVNIAGVIFNRVGSPSHAELLREAMTLVPDVPVLGCLGRDEEIVTPSRHLGLVTPDREGPDMARYQRLADWVETGLDPDHLLETLPEIEAVPLFEPVPKLSRVTIGLARDNAFCFYYEENLRLLRGAGAKLVEFSPLADTHLPEHLDGLYLGGGYPELYAFELGQNTRLRREIKEFCESGRPVYAECGGFMFLMNDIITGRGRYAMAGAFPIRAEMSDKFRALGYREITTQADTVLGPAGIMARGHEFHYSSIKDNEGLQSVYAMTGRKGRIDAQEGFQMGNVLGSYVHLHFGSRPEMAQSFVRACMAGMDA
- a CDS encoding tetratricopeptide repeat protein, with the protein product MTTNENGLIESVFSIERMAKIGTGTTARRAKQTALYYVREVENGVIELQGLNNKHVPFGPVETITKDELLSDYLPMPQLYSEVIGNLRKVQKSVARGDKFRKRGENFTAEYEYANALNLDEQNVRANFGIGLCLLARGEEEKAKSVFDRIIRIDSVFEDDHKHLFNEYGIALRKNNLIGQAVDYYRRALELSANDENLWYNLARAQYERQDWAKCAEAVTRCLQLAPSHPEGKKMMEYLTKKGLV
- a CDS encoding EAL domain-containing protein, with translation MKAPKLFLKPMLFMIVVFGLIAVVTSLTFGNRLRREMTREYESKALALARSVAESDISTILSQDTGALQARIDQYLGIAAVSYVLVADENGKLLAHTFVPVVPQEILDMVGEMSRNKTRTEHLMRDLHLDGQRFLHVTSPILSGLAGDVHIGMDSAVIDHNIREAMVEQQLVMLILFGVCLLLTFLFIVNISKPLRQLTEYAGRVAVKDFGKVPEIDSNDEVGQLAKAMEAMTGQISELVSNLEDRVRKKTHELKEARDALKQKVEERTSELMRTNTQLKIEIAERKVIGDALRKAENKYRTIFENAVEGIYQSSPSGRFQDTNPALARILGYKSPEDLMSSIYDIGTQMYVDPDRRREFLELIENRSEIKNFVSKVRKRDGRIIWISENARKILDKNGNLVCFEGSIEDITMRKKAEDQLKRQAFHDPLTGLPNRALFLDHLRMAMERSRRRKHMFAVLYMDLDRFKVVNDSLGHDAGDELLRGVARVLEKCGRSVDTIARFGGDEFAILQEEISAPKDAIAIARRILEGVRQPFSIGGNEVFTSASLGIVLKTDGYDRPEALLRDADTAMYRAKELGKSRFKVFNRKMHDQALQLMELETDLRRAVDLREFEVIYQPIVALDTRQVCGFEALVRWRHPEHGIIGPGDFIPLAEDTGLVYAIDNMVLEEACAQVKRWQALAGVKCGSELTINVNISGKHFGQSMLAGQVKRALEDSGLGSESLNIEITESALMNNPALAEEVLQQLKDIGVHICIDDFGTGYSSLSYLQRFPIDVVKVDRSFIIDVEENKDSQAIVRTVFSLGESMGLKIVAEGVETAGQLGFLEREGCLFVQGYFFYKPMSVEDVDNLLKAQRRLFPED
- a CDS encoding ABC transporter substrate-binding protein, producing the protein MGILRTIVRTAAFLVLSAVLVFESGPARAESERVLVFGMSAAFTGANSELGIEFYRGLMAYIDHFNAAGGADGWTINVKPANDGYNPAPCFQNTVNFIIKDKVFALASYVGTPTTTSVLPLLQKFEDQHVYMLFPFTGAQPLRTEPFGRYVFNLRASYFDETKELVDYLVSIGRSRIAIFYQSDAYGRTGWDGVRRALSSHGLSFTGEAAYHRGMKFEQDLSVEVACLKETDPDAIVVVGTYASQAAFIRDARNAGCDVPIAGLSFSDSDKMLELLKIESKRVGKDYTKDLIHSQVVPSYEDTSLPGVRLYRKVMDAYEGEAVPSIEGRAPRRFSFVSFEGFLNGILLGEMVKRMSDNPTRERIPIVLESLRDLDLGIGVKVHFSPERHQGLDSVYLTTVRDGSFRSIPNWERWRK
- a CDS encoding metallophosphoesterase family protein — protein: MQIAVISDTHMGTPSSWLETVYGQWLGPADVLVHCGDITSFATWSYFMQHDNFLCVRGNCDWDPNLADQLDPMISVQLGPVRLGVAHGWGPRSQVAVKVAQAFGPDYDLVCYGHTHARDWSMVEGVQLLNPGSLGESGSLALVQVDGDGSLRCEFVDAV
- a CDS encoding VacJ family lipoprotein, with the protein product MKQGKMIDCRLMAILLTIALLLGVAELSFAAEGADEPVMVAQFSPGDINDEDDFAEFDSGYKDQELVSDPLYYWNEFWFEINDALYFNLFKPVATGYAWVVPPKPRTWVSNFFTNMLFPVRFINNVLTGKFDAAYMETSKFIANTSFGVLGLGDVTGGMPRNWEPERPTADGFGQTLGKAGFGHGVYLVWPIIGPSSIRESVGWVADMYCDPLTYGRFTFLEFAAIRTYDNLNNLSLQLQTNEYEALTDGAVDKYAAVRDAYIRFRAKKVAE
- a CDS encoding ABC transporter substrate-binding protein; this translates as MATCCFAAQAGQTPSERVKEGVSQLIDMLSDPIMQDQEQHDAAITRLRGIAEQYIDFGLVTKYAVGKPWLDMSDALRLQVQEAFMKLLEKSYLKRIPAYGGQNVEYTNEIVSGDKAKVQTEIIDKDKKIIVEFRLKIVQGKWMIYDIVAEGVSLVMNYRSQFSEVLNQGTGEDLLKVIQDRIEQIDQAQQKEDESES
- the mlaD gene encoding outer membrane lipid asymmetry maintenance protein MlaD, whose protein sequence is MLKMKKETAVGIFVIMGLLAVVYMSVKLGNVQLFSDKYYMIKADFTDISGLKVNAPVQMYGVEIGFVGEIALDQKKSVASVSLMIAKEVELTDDAIAAIKTNGLIGDKYVKIAPGGVGDPVKPGDTLFDTQPAIDLEDMISKFAFGAV
- a CDS encoding ATP-binding cassette domain-containing protein; its protein translation is MSRAPGIRLEKLTVGYGTTPVVSDLNIEFPGGKLSMIVGGSGCGKSTVLKHILGLHAPMSGRIFLGEHDLCNLSTRKTRCVRQRTGVLFQDGALLGSLRLKDNIALPLREHTRLGEGQILKIVQDRLDMVGLGHALELYPNELSGGMRKRAGLARALVMDPQVLFCDEPTSGLDPVLSAELDQLLLEMMCHFDMTMVVVTHDLASMRALADHVVILGERKCLYQGSIEELETTQDPYLRRFLDRVAEERNAPRLTMPPLDPGMMKIDCTSALGEKTTIRKDDRC